One Lucilia cuprina isolate Lc7/37 chromosome 4, ASM2204524v1, whole genome shotgun sequence DNA segment encodes these proteins:
- the LOC111690890 gene encoding uncharacterized protein LOC111690890 isoform X4: MDDARPKMCFSASPPPPPKAIFSSNLTFGYECSINNPSVHNTKYHYQNCNNNNTVYKEQYNMQRQEDITSVNDSQRDEETSSDYKQWLHAMKLVARLPGGIPPEFRRKLWLSLADKYLKSKNVDWAREEEKCFCEKWREDDEELGIQIVKDLHRTGSTLCTGPAGDLNQAKLKKILLGYARYNPEVGYCQGFNMLGALILQVMDKDESESIKVMIYLVEGILPAGYFCGSMGGLQADMAVFRELMQTKLPRLAKHLQKLQGPIENAYEPPLTNVFTMQWFLTMFCTCLPMSCVLRVWDLVLIEGSDVLLRTALALWSLLEERVLSARSADDFYGKMGSFSSELLNGHLIDSNGLIEKVVQLGPIADIQKLRDKHLYSIAPIQNQQGLQLYYDDEEPDIDEDSRLAVATVWGIPWGRRGSQGQQNNIITKQPIENKDRIALDISLLKKQYDKLRERQKQAHIILTTACSTASRQSVALNSSTATLPVNQLLSGRPAIVTNKGRRCGPPTGAIPPARKPSLPAVLHDKPLEKQLRRGETLHWRDTKDTRHRRDSLSWKEIKAERAAMITSGSIDGLKSQKIRTGRLGKSDSSSYSEESDDNEAEVERDGSSTDTSLCDEEFQPIANGLKQHNELSQKPTSKPLYKQKNNLLKQRHQSANRKDNNQKARPKSWAPSNSEIPFVLMSTDSPNNSADENPELEYRTATHNTMLKEEEDNFPSVETKSNLNQTNLEFSIQSLSKTMPKIGSTEEKDIFMDSTNYLGSNDDKEDEIKTFDISNEGVTNEYFERVNSSERPTKLDLLYSLNVDENIRDTIKIEADELVKPNQESYLYTNENNVNSSKNIRCMDLLVDYSEKSSVACIEEAKSEISTTFHACDMTVSIPTNKEYFDNSTEHSIKKTKGSAEKRRDPRRLTLTRSSTMDIEKRYQALEKRLSMEVCSKYKRILPENEFESVDSYKKYDQSCTTHPNNINDDDLNNHQVVDNKLQTPKDKKIPSTAELEERFKNIHQHILKDRNELLNSPCDSENTEKQSNMKTPDNDNINKKSTNKKTDRDTKKQDDQNDNNGEAEIANIIGENSDSEPKFLTFNKIEDVNANRNINTPQTSRNPNSQIIAPKTNALQTKKEPPDDNADEDTNSINRTAVATTNNSTAEIEPTAKNSEESEYVSEEKIRTPNSEKNHETVNEIQDDSKSKSNRTSPPSTEELEKRFSALEGQMSNAHIQDDKDTKSNVSLEETEKYGVNALMADNKESSDTQTLTTDTSNNCMLSSLDIKTDLTKLKQLSEKNTKRRLSEPPTTEDLEKRYEVLKRRMSSRNFETRSFPKDGFSDSPQKTREISVTESSTNLKSTDITPHSASKSSPPSIENLEERFEKLQNKNESKSSFTKHSPPSTETLEKRFEELQSKNGQLETQKSTNTEVNNKETQILPTEKEQLSYDNNTVVRAEKNEEIKNSNSLAKETISNPTPNNIETCEDGTQTSNENDISDKKEHNNITDDANQIKVKLIKELQAKIKGQSINSDIENSVQKKTALIEELKIKIKPMTDMIVKPTHISTSRRPPVQSFILPSQSFNDETLESHATSAYSRSGKYEPSNTSNRKMVRRFSDLPSRADLENRLQFLEEQLSKTVCMQRRSSDSEVASKSRHNVPLSDSLEYRVQELEKRLNENRSLSTDVEHTNTKEKIISEPNVEISQIELATDSVAVTGKELVRYSSYGEVGDTEHQNPINISINIQMTLNKDDTGNKKNPDVTKTDELDRRLQYLEKQLKSSQDQETFENAATDVKECINGKEQKDLNETDNTHQFAQTEEFHEIKDISETADVKILQETNRNNTITPLNINQSSVIAETDEIAENLHKENVLEKSKEEKSDHKVEKFTDNEGTLGQVNKTTECSENNFESTMSKVSDPGEKTQKLCSDTQKHNLTEVDEQVNKDNLKSDLPKSPDKPTIASTAAEPKQNILNKNKNHPNAIEAETQIDKIKDDGGELLEYNSQSTPQSNNVAESSQLDLIEGENIQKHHNSENIKESEIDSSNVNTSTQFVPVEVNKKTLVLLLDNEPKAVKVRRLTRANTEELEDLFQALEKQLTDRGQGKHDEKNPMPRSNELSQDEIETTKAMSELAKDIEEFSKSKSDQSVYDDKLKQTTKKKQKELEEDFDWGNDPIKYHLKKRTVYLPSTKELEARFRSLERQIKLLEDVEKIDVEQRLIEIERKIKLQYSLSHEKDLNKFLELCEGKDVDEIPTSSEDQKESSKEVQVNQKSMTKHTSPSRQIEPTPSTGSLEYRYRALDLKRSKSKQNLKKQPIHPLEMLLDPSPDDIPTTGELEHRMRVMEENRYTPSPPSRKSRSQSPPAKSQQNKNNSNIHILETMTASPTERELPTAEELEARLEALEREQCFNFKMQKNFQQFNQKLKDVVSPSLSFDEFKASTKSCESDHSKVQSLAPKQITSVNTFNPKTIRFRKEDQSQLLPKKDNESVTFADSQSNTKGSQQTTTAQEGLGVMGIRLMRETSPLRRKGTHTGIPLRTGENINDQLTSIQNTIKSIDSLCEEKPYRKERCQQYIDALFSDSKYFAHKKSSLEDLTSRNLSRSTSREIGPSIRISDHSPAFSRSMGSADSIRSSSPLGSSSPLQYRSNRDLRREPSPRRRRDEDREEHESRVRRDNLLPNNINYSHSILSHTSHSSLTKFHKVDSQLIPNDVEHELEDSLRTPTFRSTDNSKNDNTNTSNNVYTTPQRNLNAEATNPEPFRSLHLDRPISPFRQTILPSTNTPVYTPAKLEIRHTTVTSTFYDRVLTEKQLEKQNHHSVSTNSLSPIISPLFEKHAKPSLKQQTNKSPPKLLHTDSTNTH, from the exons ATGG ATGATGCTCGACCTAAAATGTGTTTTAGTGCTTCACCACCGCCACCACCAAAAGCCATATTTTCATCTAACTTAACTTTTGGATATGAATGTAGTATTAACAATCCCAGCGTCCACAATACCAAATACCATTATcaaaattgcaacaacaacaataccgtTTATAAGGAACAGTACAATATGCAACGACAGGAAGATATAACGAGTGTTAACGACTCCCAAAGGGACGAAGAAACATCATCGGATTACAAGCAATGGTTGCATGCTATGAAGTTAGTAGCGAGGTTACCCGGAGGCATTCCACCTGAATTCCGTCGTAAG ctttGGTTATCGTTGGcggataaatatttaaaatctaaaaatgttgATTGGGCCAGGGaggaagaaaaatgtttttgtgaaaaatggcGAGAAGATGACGAAGAATTGGGAATTCAAATTGTTAAG gaTCTCCATCGAACCGGATCTACTTTGTGCACTGGACCAGCGGGGGATTTAAATCAAGCCAAACttaagaaaatacttttgggTTATGCTCGCTACAATCCGGAAGTTGGTTATTGCcag GGTTTTAACATGCTGGGTGCTCTTATACTACAAGTTATGGACAAAGATGAATCAGAATCAATCAAGGTTATGATATATCTAGTTGAGGGTATTTTACCAGCTGGTTATTTTTGTGGATCCATGGGTGGATTACAGGCGGATATGGCTGTTTTTCGCGAATTAATGCAAACCAAACTTCCTCGATTGGCAAAACATCTTCAAAAACTACAAGGTCCTATCGAAAATGCCTACGAACCTCCATTGACGAATGTCTTTACAATGCAATGGTTTTTAACTATGTTCTGTACATGTCTTCCAATGAGCTGTGTTCTTCGGGTTTGGGACTTAGTTTTAATCGAAGGAAGTGATGTTCTGTTACGAACTGCTCTTGCACTTTGGAGTTTACTCGAAGA GAGAGTGCTTAGTGCACGCAGTGCTGAtgatttctatggaaaaatggGGTCATTTTCCAGTGAACTTTTGAATGGACATTTAATTGACTCAAACGGTTTGATTGAGAAGGTTGTGCAGTTGGGTCCCATCGCTGATATTCAAAAGTTGCGTGATAAACATCTCTACAGCATTGCCCCTATCCAAAACCAACAAGGACTGCA gttATATTATGACGACGAGGAGCCGGATATAGATGAAGATTCACGTTTGGCCGTTGCAACTGTATGGGGAATTCCTTGGGGTCGCAGGGGTTCGCAAGgccaacaaaataatattattacgaAGCAACCCATAGAAAATAAGGATCGAATTGCCCTTGATATCTCCCTTTTAAAAAAGCAGTATGATAAATTACGCGAAAGACAGAAACAAGCACATATTATATTAACCACAGCTTGCTCTACAGCCTCACGTCAAAGTGTGGCTCTAAATTCGTCGACTGCAACATTACCAGTTAATCAACTGTTATCTGGTCGTCCAGCAATTGTTACAAATAAGGGACGTCGTTGTGGACCTCCTACAGGCGCAATACCACCGGCAAGAAAACCTTCACTGCCTGCGGTCCTTCACGATAAACCACTAGAAAAACAACTTAGAAGGGGAGAAACGTTACATTGGCGGGATACAAAAGATACAAGGCACAGGCGAGATAGCTTAAGTTGGAAAGAAATAAAAGCTGAACGCGCAGCAATGATTACTTCCGGTAGCATAGACGGCCTTAAATCACAAAAAATTCGCACAGGTAGACTAGGAAAAAGTGATTCATCTTCTTATAGCGAGGAGAGCGATGACAACGAAGCCGAAGTAGAAAGAGATGGCTCTAGTACAGACACAAGCCTTTGTGACGAAGAATTCCAACCAATAGCAAATGGTTTAAAACAGCATAATGAATTGTCTCAAAAACCTACTAGCAAACctttatacaaacaaaaaaataatttactaaagCAACGACACCAATCGGCAAATCGTAAAGATAATAACCAGAAGGCGAGACCAAAATCATGGGCTCCCTCTAACAGTGAGATTCCATTTGTTTTAATGTCCACAGACTCTCCAAACAACAGTGCTGATGAAAATCCTGAATTAGAATATCGCACAGCAACACATAACACCATGTTGAAGGAAGAGGAAGACAATTTCCCTTCAGttgaaacaaaatcaaatctaaatcaaacaaatttagaattttctattCAAAGTCTTTCCAAAACAATGCCTAAAATCGGAAGTACGGAAGAAAAAGACATATTTATGGATTCAACGAATTATTTAGGAAGTAATGACGACAAAGAAGACGAAATCAAAACTTTCGATATCAGTAACGAAGGAGTCACTAATGAATACTTCGAAAGAGTTAACAGCTCAGAGCGTCCCACAAAACTTGATTTGTTGTATTCACTCAATGTGGATGAAAATATTCGAGACACAATTAAAATTGAGGCTGATGAACTTGTTAAGCCAAATCAGGAATCATACCTCTacacaaatgaaaataatgttaatagtTCAAAAAATATAAGATGTATGGACCTTCTTGTAGACTATTCGGAAAAATCGTCTGTCGCTTGCATTGAAGAAGCCAAATCTGAAATATCAACAACATTTCACGCATGTGATATGACAGTCTCAATTCCGACAAATAAGGAATATTTCGATAACTCAACTGAACactcaattaaaaaaacaaaaggaagTGCAGAGAAAAGAAGAGATCCCAGACGCCTAACTTTAACACGATCATCAACAATGGACATTGAAAAGAGGTATCAGGCTCTTGAAAAACGACTTAGCATGGAAGTGTGTTCTAAATATAAACGAATATTACCTGAAAACGAATTTGAAAGTGTAgatagttataaaaaatatgatcaAAGTTGTACCACACATCCCAACAACATCAATGACGATGATCTAAATAATCATCAAGTTGTTGACAATAAACTTCAAACACCTAAGGATAAAAAAATACCATCAACTGCGGAGTTAGAAGAACGCTTTAAAAACATACATCAACATATTCTTAAAGATCGAAATGAACTTTTAAATTCGCCATGTGATTCTGAAAATACGGAAAAACAATCAAATATGAAAACTCCTGATAACgacaatattaacaaaaaatccaCAAATAAGAAAACAGATAGGGACACAAAAAAACAAGATGATCAGAATGACAATAATGGCGAGGCAGAAATCGCAAACATAATTGGAGAAAATTCAGATTCTGAACCAAAGTTTTTAACGTTTAATAAAATCGAAGACGTAAATGCCAACAGAAACATTAACACTCCGCAAACTTCTAGAAATCCAAATTCTCAGATAATAGCCCCAAAGACTAACGCATTGCAGACAAAAAAAGAACCACCTGACGACAATGCAGATGAAGATACAAATAGCATTAATAGAACAGCAGTAGCGACTACAAATAATTCTACCGCTGAGATTGAACCAACTGCTAAAAATTCGGAAGAATCTGAGTATGTATCAGAAGAAAAAATTCGTACACCTAATTCAGAAAAAAATCACGAGACAGTTAATGAAATACAAGATGATTCTAAAAGCAAATCAAATCGAACATCCCCTCCCTCAACAGAGGAATTAGAAAAACGATTTTCAGCTTTGGAAGGACAAATGAGTAACGCTCATATTCAAGACGATAAAGATACAAAATCTAATGTGTCTTTGGAAGAAACTGAAAAATATGGAGTAAATGCTTTAATGGCGGATAATAAAGAATCAAGTGACACTCAAACCCTAACAACAGATACATCAAATAATTGCATGTTATCGTCATTAGATATAAAGAcggatttaacaaaattaaagcagttatctgaaaaaaatacaaagcgACGATTATCCGAGCCCCCTACTACTGAAGATTTAGAAAAAAGATATGAAGTTTTGAAACGACGGATGAGTTCTCGAAATTTTGAGACAAGATCCTTTCCAAAAGATGGATTTTCCGATTCCCCACAGAAAACACGTGAAATTTCTGTAACTGAATCTTCCACTAATTTAAAAAGCACAGACATTACACCACATTCCGCAAGCAAAAGTTCGCCGCCATCAATTGAAAATCTAGAAGAACGTTTTGAAAAactgcaaaataaaaatgaatcaaAAAGCTCATTTACTAAACACTCTCCTCCTTCAACGGAAACTCTAGAAAAACGATTTGAAGAACTACAAAGTAAAAATGGTCAATTAGAAACACAGAAGTCAACAAACACAGAAGTCAACAACaaagaaacacaaattttaCCTACTGAAAAAGAACAATTATCTTATGATAATAATACAGTAGTAAGGGcggaaaaaaatgaagaaataaaaaatagtaactCGTTGGCTAAAGAAACTATAAGTAATCCAACACCTAATAATATTGAAACCTGTGAGGATGGAACACAAACCTCTAATGAAAATGATATATCAgacaaaaaagaacataataaTATAACTGACGATGCCaatcaaataaaagttaaacTCATTAAGGAATTACAAGCGAAAATAAAAGGGCAATCTATAAACTCAGATATAGAGAATAGTGTTCAAAAAAAGACTGCGCTTATTGAAgagcttaaaattaaaattaaacccaTGACAGATATGATTGTAAAGCCAACTCACATCTCTACAAGTCGGCGCCCACCTGTCCAAAGCTTTATTTTACCAAGTCAAAGTTTCAACGATGAAACCTTGGAATCACATGCGACTTCCGCTTATAGCAGATCGGGAAAATACGAACCTTCAAATACATCAAATCGAAAAATGGTTCGTCGTTTTTCCGATTTACCCTCAAGAGCCGACCTTGAGAATCGTTTGCAGTTCTTGGAAGAACAACTAAGCAAAACGGTATGCATGCAACGTCGTTCAAGTGATTCCGAAGTAGCATCGAAAAGTAGACATAATGTTCCACTAAGTGACAGCCTAGAGTATCGTGTTCAAGAATTAGAAAAACGTTTAAATGAGAATAGAAGCTTATCAACGGATGTGGAGCATACAAATACCAAAGAGAAAATCATAAGTGAACCCAATGTTGAAATTTCTCAAATCGAATTGGCGACTGATAGCGTAGCCGTAACAGGAAAAGAATTAGTTCGTTATTCTTCCTATGGTGAAGTAGGAGATACTGAACACCAGAATCCAATCAATATTAGCATAAATATTCAAATGACACTTAATAAAGATGATACtggcaataaaaaaaatcctgaTGTTACAAAGACCGATGAATTAGATCGGCGACTCCAATACTTAGAAAAACAGCTTAAATCATCACAAGATCAGGAAACCTTTGAAAATGCTGCAACGGATGTTAAGGAATGTATAAATGGAAAAGAGCAAAAAGATCTCAATGAGACAGACAATACCCATCAATTTGCGCAAACTGAAGAATTTCACGAAATTAAAGATATAAGTGAGACAGCTGATGTTAAAATCTTACAAGAAACCAATAGAAATAATACCATAACAccattaaatataaatcaatcTAGCGTTATCGCAGAAACTGATGAAATCGCGGAAAATCTTCATAAAGAAAATGTCCTAGAGAAGTCGAAGGAAGAAAAATCAGACCACAAAGTGGAAAAATTTACTGATAATGAAGGTACATTAGGTCAAGTTAATAAAACAACTGAATGTAgcgaaaacaattttgaatcaACAATGTCGAAAGTATCTGACCCTGGcgagaaaactcaaaaactgtGTTCAGATAcccaaaaacacaatttaacagAAGTTGATGAACAAGTGAATAAGGACAATTTAAAGTCAGACCTACCTAAATCCCCAGATAAACCTACCATAGCATCAACGGCGGCGgaaccaaaacaaaatattttaaataaaaataaaaaccatccGAATGCTATTGAAGCTGAAACtcaaattgataaaataaaGGATGATGGAGGAGAATTACTAGAATACAACTCTCAATCTACGCCACAATCAAATAATGTTGCGGAATCAAGTCAATTAGACCTAATCGAAGGGGAAAACATTCAAAAACACCATAATTCTGAAAACATTAAAGAGTCTGAAATTGATTCATCAAATGTTAACACTTCCACCCAATTTGTACCCGTAGAAGTAAATAAAAAGACGTTGGTTTTATTATTAGATAACGAACCTAAAGCAGTTAAAGTGCGTCGGCTTACTCGGGCAAATACTGAGGAATTGGAAGATCTTTTTCAAGCACTTGAAAAACAACTAACAGATCGTGGTCAAGGGAAACATGACGAAAAAAATCCAATGCCTAGATCAAATGAATTATCACAAGATGAGATCGAGACAACAAAAGCAATGTCAGAATTAGCAAAAGATATAGAGGAATTTTCTAAAAGCAAATCAGATCAAAGTGTATATGATGATAAgcttaaacaaacaacaaaaaagaaacaaaaggaACTGGAGGAGGATTTTGATTGGGGAAATGATCCCATAAAATATCACTTGAAGAAAAGAACAGTATATTTACCTTCAACTAAAGAACTTGAAGCAAGATTTCGGTCATTAGAACGTCAAATAAAGCTTCTGGAAGATGTTGAAAAAATTGATGTAGAACAGCGCCTAATAGAAATTGAACGTAAAATAAAACTGCAATACTCATTATCTCATGAAAAAGATTTGAACAAGTTTCTGGAGTTATGCGAAGGAAAAGATGTCGATGAAATACCAACATCATCAGAAGATCAAAAAGAGAGTAGTAAAGAAGTACAAGTTAATCAAAAATCTATGACTAAACACACATCACCTTCCAGGCAAATAGAACCAACACCATCTACTGGTAGTCTCGAATACCGCTATCGCGCACTAGATCTAAAACGATCAAAGTCAAAGCAAAATCTTAAGAAGCAACCAATTCATCCTTTAGAAATGCTTCTTGATCCAAGCCCAGATGATATTCCTACCACCGGTGAGTTAGAGCACCGAATGCGCGTTATGGAAGAAAATCGATACACACCATCTCCACCATCAAGAAAATCGCGTTCACAGTCACCTCCTGCTAAaagtcaacaaaataaaaacaattcaaacatacatattttggaaACAATGACGGCAAGTCCTACAGAACGGGAACTTCCGACGGCAGAAGAATTAGAGGCACGTTTAGAAGCATTAGAAAGGGAACAGTGCTTCAACTTCAAAATGCAGAAAAACTTCCAACAGTTCAACCAGAAGCTCAAGGATGTTGTCTCGCCATCCCTATCATTTGACGAATTTAAGGCGTCAACAAAATCCTGTGAATCTGATCATTCCAAAGTACAAAGTTTAGCTCCAAAACAAATTACAAGTGTTAATACATTTAATCCCAAAACAATACGTTTTCGCAAAGAAGATCAATCTCAACTATTACCTAAAAAGGATAATGAATCCGTG ACTTTTGCAGATTCCCAGAGTAATACTAAAGGGTCTCAACAAACGACTACCGCTCAGGAGGGGCTTGGCGTCATGGGGATTCGTTTGATGAGG GAAACATCGCCTCTTCGAAGAAAGGGAACGCACACCGGCATACCACTGCGCACTGgagaaaatataaatgatcaACTGACATCTATTCAAAACACTATAAAGTCTATTGACAGTCTTTGTGAGGAAAAGCCTTATCGAAAAGAGAGGTGTCAGCAATATATCGATGCTCTATTCTCAGACTCCAAATATTTCGCTCATAAAAAATCTTCCCTCGAAGATCTCACTTCACGAAATCTGAGCCGATCAACATCGCGTGAAATTGGACCCTCTATTCGAATCTCCGATCACAGCCCAGCCTTCTCACGTTCAATGGGATCAGCTGATTCAATACGATCATCAAGCCCATTGGGATCGTCGAGCCCACTTCAGTACCGTTCCAACAGAGACCTACGGCGTGAACCTTCTCCTAGACGTCGACGAGACGAAGATCGTGAAGAGCATGAAAGTAGGGTAAGACGTGATAATCTATTgccaaataatattaattatagtcATAGCATATTAAGCCATACTAGTCATAGTAGTTTAACTAAGTTTCATAAAGTAGATAGCCAACTAATTCCAAACGATGTTGAACACGAACTAGAAGATAGTTTACGAACTCCGACATTCCGCTCAACTGACAACTCAAAAAACGACAACACTAATACCTCAAACAACGTCTACACAACACCACAACGCAATCTTAATGCGGAAGCAACAAATCCCGAACCCTTTAGGAGCCTTCATTTGGACAGACCTATATCTCCATTCCGACAAACTATCCTTCCAAGCACAAACACACCAGTCTACACACCAGCCAAATTAGAAATTCGACATACAACAGTAACGTCTACTTTCTACGATCGTGTTCTTACTGAAAAACAgttggaaaaacaaaatcatcacTCTGTTTCGACCAACAGTCTATCCCCAATTATATCCCCGTTGTTTGAGAAGCACGCAAAGCCATcgttaaaacaacaaacaaacaaatcacCACCCAAACTTTTACATACCGATTCGACCAATACACATTGA